A genome region from Arthrobacter agilis includes the following:
- a CDS encoding UDP-glucose dehydrogenase family protein, translated as MSISPQNDQPAPRVTVIGTGYLGATHAVCMAIMGFDVLGVDVDQRKIDMLAAGKVPFFEPGLPEKLEEALASGRLRFSTDFDEAAAFGDVHFVCVGTPQAPDSAAADMRYVDAAFTALATRIDRKALLVGKSTVPIGTAARLTSMVQSVSPLGAELELAWNPEFLREGFAVQDTLFPDRLVFGVGSAWAEQQLRRVFAPILDLDTPVIVADLATSELVKVAANSFLATKISFINAMAEICEATGADVNHLAKALSMDDRIGGRFLKPGLGFGGGCLPKDIRAFKYRAEELGVGQAVSFLGEVDSINNRRRVRTVDLIRELAGGNLEGQRVAALGAAFKPNSDDVRDAPALDVARLLYLEGAIVTVYDPEANSNAHRAYPDLNYVGTMAEAVDQADVVALLTEWSEFRDADPDELGALVAHKRILDGRHALNANDYTSKGWQYRALGRPAQAATVELASDVRDETPTLAL; from the coding sequence ATGAGCATCTCCCCCCAGAACGACCAGCCAGCACCCCGGGTGACCGTCATCGGCACCGGCTACCTCGGGGCCACCCACGCCGTCTGCATGGCCATCATGGGCTTCGACGTCCTCGGCGTCGACGTCGACCAGCGCAAGATCGACATGCTGGCCGCCGGCAAGGTGCCGTTCTTCGAGCCGGGCCTGCCCGAGAAGCTCGAGGAGGCCCTCGCCTCGGGCCGCCTCCGCTTCAGCACCGACTTCGACGAGGCCGCGGCCTTCGGCGACGTGCACTTCGTCTGCGTCGGGACCCCGCAGGCACCCGATTCCGCGGCCGCCGACATGCGCTACGTCGACGCGGCGTTCACCGCGCTCGCGACGCGCATCGACCGGAAGGCCCTGCTCGTCGGGAAGTCGACCGTCCCCATCGGCACCGCCGCCCGCCTCACCTCGATGGTGCAGTCCGTCTCGCCGCTGGGCGCCGAGCTCGAACTCGCCTGGAACCCCGAGTTCCTCCGCGAGGGCTTCGCGGTCCAGGACACGCTCTTCCCGGACCGCCTCGTGTTCGGTGTCGGTTCCGCGTGGGCCGAGCAGCAGCTCCGCCGGGTCTTCGCCCCGATCCTCGACCTCGACACCCCGGTGATCGTCGCCGACCTCGCGACCTCCGAGCTGGTCAAGGTGGCCGCGAACTCCTTCCTCGCCACGAAGATCTCGTTCATCAACGCGATGGCGGAGATCTGCGAGGCCACGGGCGCGGACGTCAACCACCTGGCGAAGGCGCTCAGCATGGACGACCGCATCGGCGGCCGGTTCCTCAAGCCCGGCCTCGGCTTCGGCGGTGGCTGCCTGCCCAAGGACATCCGTGCCTTCAAGTACCGCGCCGAAGAGCTGGGCGTCGGGCAGGCCGTGAGCTTCCTCGGCGAGGTGGACTCCATCAACAACCGCCGCCGCGTGCGCACCGTGGACCTCATCCGCGAGCTCGCCGGCGGGAACCTGGAAGGCCAGCGCGTGGCCGCCCTAGGCGCCGCCTTCAAGCCGAACTCCGACGACGTGCGGGACGCCCCGGCGCTCGACGTCGCGCGGCTGCTGTACCTCGAGGGCGCCATCGTCACGGTCTACGACCCCGAGGCCAACTCCAACGCCCACCGCGCCTACCCGGACCTCAACTACGTCGGGACCATGGCCGAGGCCGTGGACCAGGCCGACGTCGTCGCCCTGCTCACCGAGTGGTCCGAGTTCCGCGACGCGGACCCCGACGAGCTCGGCGCCCTCGTGGCCCACAAGCGGATCCTCGACGGACGGCACGCGCTGAACGCCAACGACTACACGTCGAAGGGCTGGCAGTACCGGGCCCTCGGCCGGCCGGCGCAGGCCGCCACCGTGGAGCTCGCGAGCGACGTCCGCGACGAGACGCCGACCCTCGCGCTGTAA
- a CDS encoding glycosyl hydrolase family 8, with the protein MTRQHAVRRRPEAGAPRRPGRRPGRTTRWIIGIGTASVLVGSLLIAAALPGPQHHPGAGPAPDPGSSAEDEARRFLETWVDDDGRVVRRDQGGDTVSEGQAYGLLAALGAGDEARFEVIWQWTTANLMRDDGLLAWHWEDGGTSDAEPAADADVDAARALVLAGAAFDRPDYTAAGNALAGKVLDTMTARTRFGLVLLPGPWADEGPDYTYNPSYASPASFAVLARSTGDDRWTDLLGGSARATEALLDQSALPPDWSVIRADGTVHAQAGAGGEGPSIRYSYDAARLPIRFAESCRAEDRALAARLLPALGEGTDLAVSLDLDAVPLEQGRHPLAHLARSASAAAARELPAASRDIGDAYRLRQDHDTYYGAAWTALTRLMLETDTLGGCPALEDQS; encoded by the coding sequence ATGACCCGACAGCACGCTGTCCGGCGTCGTCCGGAAGCCGGTGCACCCCGGCGACCCGGGCGGCGACCGGGGAGGACCACGCGGTGGATCATCGGCATCGGGACGGCGTCGGTCCTCGTGGGGTCCCTGCTGATCGCTGCGGCCCTGCCCGGGCCCCAGCACCACCCCGGCGCCGGCCCGGCACCCGATCCCGGCTCGTCGGCCGAGGATGAGGCACGCCGATTCCTCGAGACGTGGGTCGACGACGACGGGCGGGTGGTGCGGCGCGACCAGGGTGGTGACACCGTCAGCGAAGGCCAGGCCTACGGCCTGCTCGCCGCCCTCGGGGCGGGGGACGAGGCGCGGTTCGAGGTGATCTGGCAGTGGACGACGGCCAACCTGATGCGCGACGACGGACTCCTGGCGTGGCACTGGGAGGACGGCGGGACCAGTGACGCCGAACCGGCGGCGGACGCCGATGTCGATGCCGCGCGTGCCCTCGTGCTCGCGGGCGCAGCGTTCGACCGGCCGGACTACACGGCCGCAGGGAACGCCCTCGCCGGGAAGGTCCTGGACACCATGACGGCCCGGACGCGCTTCGGGCTGGTCCTCCTCCCCGGCCCCTGGGCGGACGAGGGCCCCGACTACACCTACAACCCCTCGTATGCCTCTCCGGCGTCCTTCGCCGTGCTGGCCCGCAGTACCGGCGACGATCGATGGACGGACCTGCTGGGTGGGAGCGCACGTGCTACGGAGGCGCTCCTGGACCAGTCCGCTCTGCCGCCCGACTGGTCGGTCATCCGCGCCGACGGCACCGTCCATGCACAGGCCGGAGCGGGCGGGGAGGGCCCGTCCATCCGCTACAGCTACGACGCGGCCCGGCTGCCGATCCGCTTCGCCGAATCCTGCCGCGCCGAGGACCGGGCCCTCGCCGCCCGCCTGCTTCCGGCACTGGGCGAGGGAACGGACCTCGCGGTGTCATTGGACCTGGACGCGGTTCCCCTCGAGCAGGGCCGGCATCCGCTCGCGCATCTGGCGCGGTCGGCGTCGGCAGCCGCCGCCCGCGAACTCCCCGCCGCCTCCCGGGACATCGGGGACGCCTACCGCCTCCGGCAGGATCACGACACCTACTACGGAGCAGCATGGACGGCACTCACCCGGCTCATGCTCGAAACCGACACCCTGGGTGGTTGCCCGGCCCTCGAGGACCAGTCCTAG
- a CDS encoding glycosyltransferase family 2 protein, translating into MTAVLPDHIKSEYLTLPVAQQGASTDRATIGCVIPAYNEQDTIAEVLTALLDQTRLPDAIHVVINNSDDETFYIAREFAGPHERVYQDVTYRTEVFVHDIGSNSDKKVGALNFGYTKVADDYDYFLGVDGDTVADRHAVEYLEKEIRSDPRIGGISAIYTVAESSSKGFISKFLTAGQRAQFAAFNMDNLLRGRNMAVLGGQFSILSMDALKNVMIDNRQATPWVKDSEVEDSLLSLQIKNLGYATKISARARAAVGGMDTLRSLDGQQVKWNYGAIDLMWPGQRSNTPGQPLHPNLRLRWSENVSMVFNILTRLSFIMLLAASLSISAWVFYPVWLIPPVVAVILNLRIALTIKGKSARDIAFALLVAPAELYLWLRMGHFLRAWTKFFTNAQTDNWAAQARAERGAGSAYLMPLVVFAVVAAGLIFTWLRLPVDIQSGILAVGWPILYITTMVQTTFMLRKTLRSHRGFHV; encoded by the coding sequence ATGACAGCCGTTCTGCCCGACCACATCAAGTCCGAATACCTCACGCTGCCCGTGGCACAGCAGGGAGCCTCGACGGATCGGGCGACCATCGGTTGCGTCATCCCCGCCTACAACGAGCAGGACACCATCGCCGAGGTGCTGACGGCCCTGCTCGACCAGACGCGCCTGCCCGATGCGATCCACGTGGTCATCAACAACTCGGACGACGAGACGTTCTACATCGCACGGGAGTTCGCCGGCCCCCACGAACGCGTCTACCAGGACGTCACCTACAGGACAGAGGTCTTCGTCCACGACATCGGGTCCAACAGCGACAAGAAGGTGGGCGCCCTGAACTTCGGCTACACCAAGGTCGCCGACGACTACGACTACTTCCTCGGCGTCGACGGGGACACCGTGGCGGACCGCCATGCTGTCGAGTACCTGGAGAAGGAGATCCGGTCGGATCCCCGCATCGGTGGCATCTCCGCCATCTACACGGTTGCCGAGTCGTCGTCGAAGGGCTTCATCTCGAAGTTCCTCACGGCGGGCCAGAGGGCCCAGTTCGCTGCGTTCAACATGGACAACCTCCTCCGCGGCCGGAACATGGCCGTCCTGGGCGGCCAGTTCTCGATCCTGTCGATGGACGCGCTGAAGAACGTCATGATCGACAACCGTCAGGCCACTCCATGGGTGAAGGACTCGGAGGTGGAGGATTCCCTCCTGTCCCTGCAGATCAAGAACCTCGGCTACGCGACGAAGATCTCGGCCCGCGCCCGGGCCGCCGTCGGCGGGATGGACACGCTCCGCTCCCTCGACGGGCAGCAGGTGAAGTGGAACTACGGGGCCATCGACCTGATGTGGCCCGGTCAGCGCAGCAACACCCCGGGGCAGCCGCTGCACCCGAATCTGCGCCTGCGGTGGAGCGAGAACGTGTCGATGGTGTTCAACATCCTGACGCGGCTGTCGTTCATCATGCTGCTTGCCGCATCACTGAGCATCAGCGCGTGGGTCTTCTACCCGGTGTGGCTGATCCCGCCGGTGGTCGCCGTCATACTGAATCTCCGGATCGCGCTGACCATCAAGGGCAAGTCGGCGAGGGACATCGCCTTCGCCCTCCTGGTCGCTCCCGCCGAGCTGTACTTGTGGCTGCGGATGGGGCACTTCCTCCGCGCCTGGACCAAGTTCTTCACGAACGCCCAGACCGACAACTGGGCCGCGCAGGCCCGCGCCGAGCGGGGCGCCGGGAGTGCGTATCTCATGCCGCTGGTCGTCTTCGCCGTGGTCGCCGCGGGCCTGATCTTCACCTGGCTACGCCTCCCGGTCGACATCCAGTCCGGGATCCTCGCCGTCGGCTGGCCCATCCTCTACATCACGACCATGGTCCAGACCACCTTCATGCTGCGGAAGACCCTCCGCAGCCACCGTGGCTTCCACGTCTGA
- a CDS encoding Hsp70 family protein has protein sequence MSYGLSIDVGTSFTAAAVLRTGSQGPEEPAVLPLGGRGTSIPTVVFVGSDGSRFVGEVAERRGLAEPGNVAREFKRRIGDSVPLVLGGTAILPEDLFAVMVDWVVGVATEREGEPPASITLTHPAGWGEHRTSLLKGALAASGYDDVVLMTEPEAAALSYAARERVSPGSTLAVYDLGGGTFDATVVRKADADTFTVLGTPQGIERLGGADFDQEVFNRVLDDADVSLAWEDQSSPEVLAALNRLRRECAEAKEALSSDSEATVSIMIPGSHSQVRLVRAEFELMVEPALRETIETMRLALESAGVRAEDLSAILLIGGSSRIPLVAQLLSAEFNRPLAIDVDPKASVALGAAFATAALEDGEDSAQPVPAAAAGEGASTGRRRAGVNAAGFSVAARPGSATPHHGPAGKATNKRLGFRVGAIVSAVTLLGVATATATNAPNPFTAAISTWAGDPRADAAEEPGTTPATPVPLAAPGAPDAPVGAGVGPLADTGAALQDKLFGVGAGSAAAAPGAAATPTPGATRAGKAAGTSAPSAEPRSGAAPASGASGGAGGKTGTGAAGPSVPPVPPSSPAPSPTGPTTNPPTTNPPTTNPPTTPTTPDPTVPPTTPPTTNPPVTPDPTLPPVTPTTPPTTNPPVTPPVTPEPTTVPIDPTTPPAPVTPPPTTQPVIEPTAVPGPPADPPAPGAAALALSVTAGI, from the coding sequence ATGAGTTACGGTCTCAGCATCGACGTAGGTACCAGCTTCACGGCCGCAGCGGTGCTGCGGACAGGCAGTCAGGGGCCGGAGGAACCGGCGGTCCTCCCGCTGGGCGGCCGGGGGACCAGCATCCCCACGGTCGTCTTCGTGGGCTCCGACGGGTCGCGGTTCGTCGGCGAAGTCGCCGAACGCCGGGGACTCGCGGAGCCCGGGAACGTGGCCAGGGAATTCAAGCGGCGCATCGGCGATTCCGTGCCCCTCGTCCTCGGCGGCACCGCGATCCTCCCGGAGGACCTGTTCGCCGTCATGGTCGACTGGGTGGTGGGTGTCGCCACCGAGCGGGAAGGGGAGCCCCCGGCCTCGATCACCCTGACGCACCCCGCCGGGTGGGGCGAGCACAGGACGTCCCTGCTGAAGGGTGCGCTCGCCGCGTCGGGCTACGACGACGTCGTCCTCATGACCGAGCCGGAGGCGGCAGCGCTGTCCTACGCCGCGCGGGAGCGCGTGAGCCCCGGCAGCACCCTCGCCGTCTACGACCTCGGCGGCGGCACGTTCGACGCGACAGTGGTCCGGAAGGCCGACGCCGATACCTTCACCGTCCTCGGGACGCCCCAGGGCATCGAGCGCCTCGGCGGCGCGGACTTCGACCAGGAGGTCTTCAACCGCGTCCTGGACGACGCCGACGTGTCCCTCGCCTGGGAGGACCAGTCCTCGCCCGAGGTGCTGGCCGCCCTGAACCGGCTCCGCCGCGAATGCGCGGAGGCCAAGGAGGCGCTGTCCTCCGATTCGGAGGCGACCGTCTCCATCATGATTCCCGGGTCCCACTCCCAGGTGCGCCTGGTGCGGGCAGAGTTCGAGCTGATGGTGGAGCCGGCCCTCCGGGAGACCATCGAGACCATGCGCCTCGCGCTCGAGAGCGCCGGCGTCCGCGCCGAGGACCTGTCCGCGATCCTGCTGATCGGCGGGTCCTCGCGCATCCCGCTGGTGGCGCAGCTGCTGTCCGCCGAGTTCAACCGGCCGCTCGCGATCGACGTGGACCCGAAGGCGTCCGTCGCCCTCGGCGCCGCCTTCGCCACGGCAGCACTGGAAGACGGCGAGGACTCCGCGCAGCCGGTTCCGGCAGCGGCCGCCGGGGAGGGCGCGTCCACGGGCCGCCGCCGGGCCGGTGTCAATGCGGCGGGCTTCTCGGTAGCCGCCCGGCCGGGGTCTGCCACCCCCCACCACGGCCCGGCGGGCAAGGCCACGAACAAGCGGCTCGGGTTCCGGGTCGGCGCGATCGTGTCCGCGGTGACCCTCCTCGGGGTCGCGACGGCGACGGCGACGAACGCCCCGAACCCGTTCACCGCCGCCATCTCCACCTGGGCCGGTGATCCGCGGGCGGACGCCGCCGAGGAGCCGGGCACGACGCCGGCAACCCCCGTGCCGCTCGCAGCACCCGGTGCGCCGGATGCGCCCGTCGGAGCCGGTGTCGGACCCCTGGCGGACACCGGTGCCGCCCTGCAGGACAAGCTCTTCGGCGTCGGCGCAGGTTCCGCAGCCGCTGCCCCGGGCGCGGCAGCAACACCGACGCCCGGTGCCACGAGGGCCGGCAAGGCCGCAGGAACATCGGCACCGTCGGCCGAGCCGAGGTCGGGCGCGGCCCCGGCCTCGGGGGCGTCGGGCGGAGCCGGTGGAAAGACCGGCACGGGTGCTGCCGGACCGTCGGTGCCTCCCGTCCCGCCGTCGAGCCCCGCGCCGTCACCGACCGGTCCCACCACGAACCCGCCGACCACGAACCCGCCGACGACGAATCCGCCGACCACGCCGACGACCCCGGATCCCACCGTCCCGCCGACGACGCCGCCGACGACGAACCCTCCGGTCACGCCGGATCCGACGCTCCCGCCGGTGACACCGACGACCCCGCCGACCACGAACCCTCCGGTCACACCTCCGGTCACGCCGGAGCCGACCACGGTGCCGATCGACCCGACGACGCCGCCGGCGCCCGTGACCCCTCCGCCGACGACCCAGCCGGTGATCGAGCCGACGGCCGTCCCGGGGCCGCCCGCCGATCCGCCGGCTCCCGGCGCGGCCGCCCTGGCCCTGTCCGTCACGGCAGGGATCTGA
- a CDS encoding right-handed parallel beta-helix repeat-containing protein — protein MTRRGGVIALVLAVVALAVAAVVVVVGLNGTNGKGSAENERDPQPGTTQDAAPPPAPVETPTECPETTVPVSNPTDLMTALDAAQPGDVIGLAPGVYSGNFTASAAGTAEQPITLCGTAESILDGGTTDDGYVFHLEDSSYWVLQGFTVRNGQKGVMVDQTTNTLIQGLTVTTIGDEGIHLRKFSTDNRVLANTISDTGQRKPKFGEGIYVGTAESNWCDVSNCEPDRSDRNEIAGNTISGTTSENVDIKEGTSNGILRANSFDGSATVDADSWVDVKGRGWVIAENTGVNSPQDGFQTHEIVDGWGTENVFRDNDAQVNGPGLGYSLKPVRDNVVECSNTASDAGEGLSNEPCTSG, from the coding sequence ATGACCCGCCGGGGCGGCGTGATCGCCCTCGTCCTCGCCGTGGTGGCCCTCGCCGTGGCGGCCGTCGTCGTCGTGGTGGGCCTCAACGGGACCAACGGCAAGGGGTCCGCCGAGAACGAGCGCGACCCCCAGCCCGGCACCACCCAGGATGCCGCCCCGCCGCCCGCGCCGGTGGAGACACCCACCGAGTGCCCCGAGACGACCGTTCCGGTGAGCAACCCCACGGACCTCATGACCGCGCTCGACGCCGCCCAGCCGGGCGACGTCATCGGCCTCGCGCCCGGCGTCTACTCCGGCAACTTCACGGCCTCCGCCGCCGGGACGGCCGAACAGCCGATCACGCTCTGCGGGACCGCGGAGAGCATCCTCGACGGCGGCACCACCGACGACGGCTACGTGTTCCACCTGGAGGACTCCTCCTACTGGGTGCTGCAGGGCTTCACCGTCCGCAACGGGCAGAAGGGCGTCATGGTGGACCAGACCACCAACACCCTGATCCAGGGCCTCACCGTCACCACGATCGGCGACGAGGGCATCCACCTCCGGAAGTTCAGCACCGACAACCGGGTGCTCGCCAACACGATCAGCGACACCGGCCAGCGGAAGCCCAAGTTCGGCGAAGGGATCTACGTCGGCACGGCCGAGAGCAACTGGTGCGACGTCAGCAACTGCGAGCCCGACCGCAGCGACCGCAACGAGATCGCCGGCAACACCATCTCCGGCACCACCTCGGAGAACGTCGACATCAAGGAGGGCACCTCGAACGGCATCCTGCGGGCCAACAGCTTCGACGGGTCGGCGACCGTCGACGCCGACTCCTGGGTGGACGTGAAGGGCCGCGGCTGGGTCATCGCCGAGAACACCGGCGTCAACTCACCCCAGGACGGCTTCCAGACCCACGAGATCGTGGACGGCTGGGGCACCGAGAACGTCTTCCGGGACAACGACGCACAGGTCAACGGGCCGGGCCTCGGCTACTCCCTGAAACCGGTGCGCGACAACGTCGTCGAATGCAGCAACACGGCCTCCGACGCCGGCGAGGGCCTGTCCAACGAACCCTGCACCTCCGGCTGA
- a CDS encoding helix-turn-helix transcriptional regulator: MVSNFLDAGARPAHTTHAPELDAATYEVVLALCIGFSIPGLLPPLLHSEGVPPEQLMARARAAGLVQADGRPSEELRATLLKDAEVYQVRRLQRALVDLYCVELLPLGRLARRLASDGFADGRIAGVLEDEGTALLGTDPQGALELLELAVAAGAEASRTAPRRAEAALSVGDLDAASRILEGYFAHHSPEERKTLPDLPRALRVSCALWAGRGMMSRAADVQRWAATLRPPEIQPLGALALLAAGDAAGARRLLELGGHAPSPSLQEAADTLLMEGAQLSLAADPSGALPKLIRASDTLDAAGRVSPSPELPAGFAAIVGLLAGNPQTALSLIQAALASGQGGHGMRPRLCLLGGWAAMLLDQPAAARGFITEAGRTGLRPGPRDELLLQSLEVGLARRAGEASALVRTWQKAREALLHVSVDLLTVLPLSELLIAGARLRDAETLRPHLDEAWQLLANLGNPPLWSVPLHWSAVQAALLLERPDDLPPHAAALAGQAATYPLAATFATAGKAWVSVLAEHFDTDAVETASRGLAAAGFSWEGARLAGHASAKAGDRRDMTKLLSCARDLRPARDRTARPEVRPQREAAAHPTAGSPRPVLAPARAVPGNAPHRGGPALSGREREIAQLVLLGRTYREISEEIFISPRTVEHHVARIRRRFGASSRSDLLARLRVSLEPSAGSTGGGYATEAPNGPGRNP; encoded by the coding sequence GTGGTGAGCAACTTCCTCGACGCAGGCGCGCGCCCGGCCCACACGACCCACGCACCGGAACTGGACGCGGCGACCTACGAGGTGGTCCTCGCCCTGTGCATCGGGTTCTCCATCCCGGGCCTGCTCCCTCCACTGCTGCACAGCGAAGGCGTGCCGCCCGAGCAGCTCATGGCCCGTGCGCGGGCCGCCGGCCTCGTGCAGGCCGACGGCCGCCCGTCCGAGGAGCTGCGGGCCACCCTGCTGAAGGACGCCGAGGTGTACCAGGTGCGGCGCCTGCAGCGCGCGCTCGTGGACCTCTACTGCGTGGAACTCCTGCCCCTCGGCCGGCTCGCCCGCCGGCTGGCCTCCGACGGCTTCGCCGACGGGCGCATCGCGGGCGTCCTCGAGGACGAGGGCACGGCGCTGCTCGGCACCGACCCGCAGGGTGCCCTCGAGCTGCTCGAGCTCGCCGTGGCCGCGGGGGCCGAGGCATCCCGCACGGCCCCGCGGCGGGCGGAGGCAGCGCTCTCCGTCGGTGATCTCGACGCCGCCTCCCGCATCCTGGAGGGCTACTTCGCACACCATTCCCCTGAGGAGCGGAAGACCCTCCCGGACCTGCCCCGCGCCCTGCGGGTGTCCTGCGCACTGTGGGCGGGCCGCGGCATGATGTCGCGCGCCGCGGACGTGCAGCGCTGGGCCGCGACACTGCGTCCGCCGGAGATCCAGCCCCTCGGCGCACTGGCACTGCTCGCAGCGGGCGACGCCGCCGGTGCCCGCCGGCTCCTCGAGCTGGGCGGGCACGCACCGAGCCCGTCACTGCAGGAGGCCGCGGACACGCTGCTGATGGAGGGCGCCCAGCTGTCCCTCGCTGCCGATCCCTCCGGTGCCCTGCCGAAGCTCATCCGCGCCTCCGACACCCTCGACGCGGCCGGCAGGGTCTCGCCGTCACCGGAACTGCCGGCGGGGTTCGCGGCCATCGTCGGGCTCCTGGCCGGCAACCCGCAGACGGCGCTCTCGCTGATCCAGGCCGCACTCGCGAGCGGGCAGGGCGGGCACGGGATGCGTCCGCGCCTGTGCCTGCTCGGCGGCTGGGCGGCCATGCTCCTCGACCAGCCCGCCGCGGCACGCGGCTTCATCACCGAGGCGGGCCGCACCGGGCTGCGGCCCGGTCCGCGGGACGAGCTGCTCCTGCAGTCCCTCGAGGTGGGCCTGGCCCGGCGGGCGGGAGAGGCCTCGGCCCTCGTCCGCACCTGGCAGAAGGCCCGCGAGGCGCTGCTGCACGTATCGGTGGACCTGCTGACCGTCCTGCCGCTCAGCGAACTGCTCATCGCCGGGGCGCGCCTGCGTGACGCCGAGACGCTCAGACCGCATCTCGACGAGGCCTGGCAGCTCCTCGCGAACCTGGGGAACCCTCCGCTCTGGTCGGTGCCCCTGCACTGGTCCGCCGTGCAGGCAGCCCTGCTGCTCGAACGCCCGGACGACCTGCCCCCGCACGCGGCGGCCCTGGCGGGCCAGGCGGCGACGTACCCGCTGGCAGCAACGTTCGCGACGGCGGGAAAGGCGTGGGTCTCGGTCCTCGCCGAACACTTCGACACCGACGCCGTCGAGACGGCATCGCGGGGCCTGGCCGCAGCGGGGTTCTCCTGGGAGGGCGCACGCCTGGCCGGTCACGCATCGGCCAAGGCGGGCGACCGCAGGGACATGACGAAACTGCTCTCGTGTGCCCGGGACCTGCGGCCCGCCCGCGACCGTACCGCCAGGCCCGAGGTGCGGCCACAACGGGAAGCGGCCGCCCACCCGACGGCCGGATCCCCGCGCCCGGTCCTGGCACCGGCCCGGGCGGTCCCCGGGAACGCCCCGCACCGGGGCGGGCCGGCGCTCAGCGGGCGTGAACGCGAGATCGCACAGCTGGTGCTGCTGGGCCGGACCTACCGGGAGATCAGCGAGGAGATCTTCATCTCCCCGCGGACCGTGGAGCACCACGTGGCACGGATCAGGCGGCGCTTCGGTGCGTCGTCCCGCTCCGACCTGCTGGCTCGCCTGCGCGTCTCACTCGAGCCCTCAGCCGGCAGCACGGGGGGCGGGTACGCCACCGAAGCCCCTAACGGGCCCGGGCGAAACCCCTAA
- a CDS encoding right-handed parallel beta-helix repeat-containing protein produces MKPYFSLHTGGRLAMVAAVTAVATSSFALPASASTPTVLADGSPVAETVQPDGVFTASVDAPAGMKVKFKLDGVYLGQDTTAPYSWPVTTGAGSHKLNVRWETPAGREESTVVFSVAKPAATPAPAPAPAPAPAPAPGPAPAPSAAPAPAPAPAPVPAPAPVPVLASAPAAVPAAVPAPAGVVQVSTAAGLRSALKSARPGSVIQLADGRYVGSFEASASGTAAAPVTLRGSRNAVLSSGSTSSGYGLHVTGSYWRIEGLSVTSSAKGIVLDGSRNTVISGVDVGTIGAEAVHFRSGSTDGALLNSSIHDTGLKQPAYGEGVYIGSATSNWTRGVPDRSDRITVRGNRITNTTAEGVDIKEGTTGGVVAGNVFTNSGFSGANSADSWIDVKGNGYRIEGNTGSGAKLDAIQVHSVLDGWGTGNVLTGNTAQGRVPGYEVWVQSAKLGTTVSCKPSGAARGLSNIACR; encoded by the coding sequence ATGAAACCGTACTTCTCCCTGCACACGGGCGGCAGGCTGGCGATGGTCGCCGCTGTCACCGCAGTTGCGACGTCGTCCTTCGCCCTTCCGGCGTCGGCCTCCACTCCCACCGTCCTGGCGGACGGATCGCCCGTCGCCGAAACCGTGCAGCCCGACGGCGTCTTCACCGCGAGCGTCGACGCCCCCGCCGGCATGAAGGTGAAGTTCAAGCTCGACGGCGTCTACCTCGGCCAGGACACCACCGCCCCCTACTCCTGGCCCGTGACCACGGGTGCGGGGTCGCATAAGCTCAATGTCCGGTGGGAGACGCCCGCCGGACGGGAGGAGAGCACGGTGGTCTTCTCCGTCGCGAAGCCCGCAGCCACTCCGGCTCCCGCACCTGCTCCGGCCCCCGCACCCGCACCCGCCCCCGGCCCGGCCCCGGCACCAAGCGCCGCCCCTGCACCCGCTCCCGCACCGGCCCCTGTGCCGGCTCCGGCCCCCGTGCCGGTCCTGGCGTCGGCCCCCGCCGCCGTCCCCGCGGCAGTACCCGCACCTGCCGGCGTCGTCCAGGTCTCAACGGCCGCGGGGCTCAGGTCCGCCCTGAAGAGCGCTCGTCCGGGGTCCGTCATCCAGCTGGCCGACGGCCGGTACGTCGGCTCCTTCGAGGCCTCGGCGTCGGGTACCGCGGCAGCCCCCGTCACCCTCCGCGGCTCGCGCAACGCCGTCCTCTCCTCCGGGTCCACGTCCTCCGGCTACGGCCTCCACGTGACGGGCTCCTACTGGCGGATCGAGGGCCTCTCGGTCACGTCCTCCGCCAAGGGCATCGTGCTGGACGGCTCGAGGAACACCGTCATCAGCGGCGTGGACGTCGGCACCATCGGGGCCGAGGCCGTGCACTTCCGCTCCGGCAGCACGGACGGCGCCCTGCTGAACTCCTCCATCCACGACACCGGGCTGAAGCAGCCCGCGTACGGTGAGGGCGTCTACATCGGCAGCGCCACCAGCAACTGGACGCGCGGCGTGCCGGACCGTTCGGACCGCATCACGGTGCGCGGGAACCGCATCACCAACACGACCGCGGAGGGCGTGGACATCAAGGAGGGGACCACGGGCGGCGTCGTTGCCGGCAACGTGTTCACCAACTCCGGTTTCTCCGGCGCCAACAGCGCCGATTCGTGGATCGATGTGAAGGGCAACGGCTACCGGATCGAGGGCAACACCGGCTCCGGTGCGAAGCTCGATGCCATCCAGGTGCACTCCGTGCTCGACGGCTGGGGTACGGGCAACGTCCTCACGGGCAACACCGCGCAGGGCAGGGTGCCGGGGTACGAGGTCTGGGTGCAGTCCGCGAAGCTCGGGACCACTGTCTCCTGCAAGCCCAGCGGCGCCGCCCGCGGGCTGAGCAACATCGCCTGCCGCTAG